Within Longimicrobiaceae bacterium, the genomic segment CGGCCCCGCCGTCGTGCTTTTGCCGCATGCGCCTGACCCCCGCACTTTCACACTCCCGCACTTTCGCACTTTCCCCCTCCCCGCCTTATCTTCTCCGCATGCAGACCCATTCCCCGCCCCTGGATTCGTGAAGCCGTCCCCCCGCGGCATGGCCGCCGCGCTCCTGGCGGTGCTCGTCGCGTCCGTGTGCGTGCGGCTCGGCTTTTGGCAGCTCGACCGGCTGGAGCAGCGGCGCGAGCGCAACGCGGCGATCCGTGCCGCCGGCCGCCTTCCCACGCTCCTTCTCGACTCCGCCTCGGTACGGCTGGTGGCGGACAGCCCGGCGGCGTACCTCGACCGGCGGGTCCGCGTGCGCGGCGTGTACGACCCCTCGCGCGAGGTGGTGCTCCGCGGGCGCGCGCGCGAGGGGCGGCCGGGCGTGCACCTGGTCACGCCGCTCCGGATCGCGGGGAGCGACGACGAGGTGCTGGTGAACCGTGGCTGGGTCCCCTCGCCCGACGGCGCCACCGTGGACCGGGCGCCCTACGCCGAGCCCGGGCCGCAGGAGGTGGTCGGCCTTCTCCAGGAGGTGCCCGCCACCGGCGACCGGGGGCAGCCGGCCGCGCCGCGCGGCGGGGGCGACACC encodes:
- a CDS encoding SURF1 family protein, giving the protein MKPSPRGMAAALLAVLVASVCVRLGFWQLDRLEQRRERNAAIRAAGRLPTLLLDSASVRLVADSPAAYLDRRVRVRGVYDPSREVVLRGRAREGRPGVHLVTPLRIAGSDDEVLVNRGWVPSPDGATVDRAPYAEPGPQEVVGLLQEVPATGDRGQPAAPRGGGDTTFRRLDLATVRERSAGPVLPVYVQQLPDPARSRPPFRVPAPVLSEGSHLSYAVQWFSFAAIALLGLVVVALRGRKR